Proteins from a genomic interval of Synechococcus sp. A15-28:
- the rfbB gene encoding dTDP-glucose 4,6-dehydratase → MTNTMPTAAELLGSRRRVLVTGGAGFIGGAVVRRLLRESDAMVFNLDKMGYASDLTSIEEVLTELGDGAAQRHVLQQVDLADAKAVRDAVQAADPDLVMHLAAESHVDRSIAGPGVFIESNVTGTYNLLQAVREHVEGLSGERQENFRLHHISTDEVFGSLGEEGRFCETTPYDPRSPYSSSKAASDHLVSAWHHTYGLPVVLTNCSNNYGPWQFPEKLIPVVTLKAAAGEPIPLYGDGLNVRDWLYVEDHVDALLLAACKGASGRSYCVGGYGERTNREVVECICSQLDQLLPTRNPHKQLIQLVTDRPGHDRRYAIDPARIETELGWKPRHDFNEAIAKTVQWYITHYAEKKT, encoded by the coding sequence ATGACCAACACCATGCCGACGGCTGCTGAGCTGCTGGGATCCCGCCGGCGGGTGCTCGTGACAGGAGGGGCTGGATTTATTGGCGGAGCCGTGGTGCGGCGCCTGCTGCGCGAGAGCGACGCCATGGTGTTCAATCTCGACAAGATGGGCTACGCCAGCGATCTCACCTCGATCGAGGAGGTGCTGACTGAGCTTGGTGATGGAGCTGCCCAACGACATGTGCTGCAACAGGTGGACCTTGCTGACGCCAAGGCGGTCCGAGACGCGGTGCAGGCAGCGGATCCCGATCTGGTGATGCACCTTGCGGCGGAAAGTCATGTGGACCGCTCGATTGCGGGCCCTGGTGTGTTCATCGAGAGCAACGTGACGGGGACGTACAACCTGCTGCAAGCGGTACGGGAGCATGTCGAGGGCTTGAGCGGAGAGCGCCAAGAGAACTTCCGACTGCATCACATCAGCACCGATGAAGTCTTTGGCTCCCTGGGCGAGGAAGGTCGTTTCTGCGAAACCACCCCCTACGACCCGCGAAGTCCATATTCGAGCAGCAAGGCGGCCAGTGACCATCTGGTGAGCGCCTGGCACCACACGTACGGATTGCCAGTGGTGCTGACGAATTGCTCCAACAACTACGGACCTTGGCAATTCCCCGAAAAGTTGATTCCCGTCGTGACGTTGAAGGCTGCTGCAGGAGAGCCAATCCCCTTGTATGGCGATGGATTGAACGTCAGAGACTGGTTGTACGTGGAAGACCACGTCGATGCCCTGCTCCTGGCCGCTTGCAAGGGAGCATCAGGCCGCAGTTACTGCGTCGGCGGCTATGGAGAACGAACCAATCGCGAGGTCGTGGAATGCATCTGTAGCCAGTTGGATCAGCTACTTCCGACGCGCAATCCGCATAAGCAATTAATTCAACTGGTGACTGATCGGCCTGGACATGACAGGCGATACGCCATTGATCCAGCAAGAATTGAAACCGAGCTGGGGTGGAAACCACGGCATGATTTCAATGAAGCCATCGCGAAAACAGTGCAGTGGTACATCACACACTATGCCGAAAAGAAAACGTAG
- the rfbD gene encoding dTDP-4-dehydrorhamnose reductase yields the protein MKVLLTGAAGQLGQALIEATPDGIELLPSSRSGGDGLLALDLADAMACSKAVEEHRPDWVLNAGAYTAVDKAEAEPELAHAVNGAAPRAFADAIEEYGGRMLQLSTDFVFNGQQGSPYRVDQKRDPLGVYGASKASGEEAVEELLGASDQGVVLRTSWVMGPVGKNFALTMLRLHREREQLGVVADQVGCPSSTLNLATACWTVITTSCKEVVLPPVMHWCDGGAASWYDVSVAVGELAMDLGLLEKAATVNPISTADYPTPATRPAYSLLDCQGSRAALNLEAQSWRAALRDVLRAIPTSS from the coding sequence ATGAAGGTGTTGCTCACCGGTGCTGCCGGCCAGCTGGGCCAGGCGTTGATCGAAGCGACCCCGGATGGGATTGAGCTGCTGCCCAGCAGCCGCAGTGGAGGGGATGGATTGTTGGCCCTCGATCTGGCCGATGCCATGGCCTGCAGCAAGGCGGTGGAGGAGCACCGCCCCGACTGGGTTCTGAATGCCGGTGCGTACACCGCGGTGGACAAAGCGGAAGCGGAGCCAGAGCTGGCCCATGCCGTGAATGGAGCCGCACCCCGCGCCTTTGCAGACGCCATCGAGGAGTACGGCGGCCGGATGCTGCAGCTGAGCACCGACTTTGTCTTCAACGGTCAGCAGGGGTCCCCTTATCGGGTCGATCAGAAGCGCGATCCTCTAGGGGTCTATGGCGCCAGCAAGGCCAGCGGAGAGGAGGCGGTGGAAGAGCTGCTTGGGGCAAGTGACCAAGGTGTGGTGCTGCGCACCAGCTGGGTGATGGGTCCAGTGGGCAAAAACTTTGCCCTCACCATGTTGCGGCTGCATCGGGAGAGAGAGCAGTTAGGGGTGGTGGCCGATCAGGTGGGCTGCCCGAGCAGCACGTTGAACCTGGCGACGGCTTGCTGGACGGTGATCACCACCAGCTGTAAAGAAGTAGTACTCCCCCCTGTCATGCATTGGTGTGATGGCGGCGCCGCCAGCTGGTATGACGTCTCCGTAGCAGTGGGTGAGTTGGCAATGGACCTTGGTCTGCTGGAGAAAGCCGCCACGGTGAATCCGATCAGCACCGCCGACTACCCAACCCCAGCCACCCGTCCCGCTTATTCCCTGCTGGATTGCCAGGGAAGCCGCGCGGCGCTGAATCTTGAGGCGCAGTCCTGGCGGGCAGCTCTCAGAGATGTGCTGCGGGCCATCCCCACCAGCTCGTGA
- the rfbC gene encoding dTDP-4-dehydrorhamnose 3,5-epimerase — protein MQVEQLQSPQGATIEGPLLISPKAFGDERGWFFESWNQRKFDEAVDEAVVFSQDNHSRSAQGVLRGLHYQLSPEPQAKLVRASIGEIFDVAVDIRRGSTTFGQWVGAHLSAENKQQLWVPEGFAHGFLTLSAVAEVQYKARGFWNKDCERAIRWNDATIGIAWPLDQLAGTEVNLSGKDGDAASLDQATATGDIF, from the coding sequence TGATCAGCCCCAAGGCCTTTGGCGATGAGCGGGGCTGGTTTTTTGAAAGCTGGAACCAACGCAAATTTGATGAGGCCGTGGATGAAGCGGTGGTGTTCTCCCAGGACAACCACTCCCGCTCCGCACAAGGGGTGCTGCGCGGTCTGCATTACCAACTCTCGCCGGAACCGCAGGCCAAGTTGGTGCGGGCCAGCATCGGAGAGATCTTTGATGTGGCGGTGGACATCCGCCGGGGTTCCACCACATTCGGGCAGTGGGTGGGTGCCCATTTGAGTGCAGAGAACAAGCAGCAGCTCTGGGTGCCGGAGGGCTTTGCCCACGGCTTTCTGACCCTCAGCGCTGTGGCTGAAGTGCAGTACAAGGCGCGCGGCTTCTGGAACAAGGATTGCGAGCGGGCCATCCGCTGGAACGACGCCACCATCGGCATCGCCTGGCCCTTGGATCAGCTGGCAGGAACTGAGGTGAACCTGTCGGGCAAGGATGGAGACGCCGCCAGCCTGGATCAAGCCACGGCAACTGGAGATATATTCTGA